The genomic interval CGGTGAAGCATAAAAATCTCTCTTCTTCTTGCTGGCAGAGTTTCCAGCAATTCATATAGGTAGGCCTTTTGAATTTCTTTAAAATGATCATCTTCTGCAGCATCTTCTTCTGCGAGTAAATTGATATCTTCAATTCGCTGCTCCTGAGCTTTCAGGGTACGGTACCAGTTGGATACTTCTTGTTTCGCCGTTTTGAAAATAATAGCATCCAGATTAGACTGCTCATTTAGTTTTGCCCTGTTGTTCCAGACATGAATAAATACATTCTGGACTATATCTTCGGCAGCGTCACGATCGTTAGTAAACCGGTAGGCAAATTGATATATTTTATAATGATAAGATTCAAACATCTCTTTAAAAGCCTTGTGATCTCCAGCTTTTATCTTAGTCAAAAATATATTCATATGTGATCCCCATTGAGGTACTACAAAAATACAAAAAC from Pedobacter sp. WC2423 carries:
- a CDS encoding RNA polymerase sigma factor is translated as MTKIKAGDHKAFKEMFESYHYKIYQFAYRFTNDRDAAEDIVQNVFIHVWNNRAKLNEQSNLDAIIFKTAKQEVSNWYRTLKAQEQRIEDINLLAEEDAAEDDHFKEIQKAYLYELLETLPARRREIFMLHRFEGLTCQEIAQHLSISKSAVENQISQALSYLRHQAGYTKSL